In one Dehalogenimonas formicexedens genomic region, the following are encoded:
- a CDS encoding acetyl-CoA decarbonylase/synthase complex subunit delta codes for MAVDIPRINYSGSIRSISLGDRQQVMVGGEQRYSFYGFEGSSPNPPRIAMEVYDEAPLDWPEAAQAPFAGEMNDPVAWARKCVEVYGAEMICLQLQSTDPNGTNRDADAAARVVSQVAHSIDVPLIVWGTANHEKDTEVLRAVAEAVQDRRLVLGPVEKGDYKKIAAAAMAYKHTVIASSPIDINLAKQLNILMANLGVNPNEMIMDPTVSSIGYGIEYAYSVMERIRMAALTQQDEKLQFPLICNIARETWKSKEAKIAESEDPRLGDAEKRGITLEAMSATLLLLAGADILVMRHPEAIRLVKDMIDDLS; via the coding sequence ATGGCTGTAGATATTCCCAGGATCAATTATTCCGGTAGTATACGTTCAATCAGTCTCGGTGATAGACAGCAAGTCATGGTCGGCGGCGAACAGAGATATTCATTTTACGGTTTTGAAGGATCTTCACCGAATCCGCCCCGTATCGCCATGGAAGTTTATGATGAAGCTCCATTAGATTGGCCCGAGGCGGCACAGGCGCCCTTCGCCGGTGAGATGAACGATCCGGTCGCATGGGCAAGAAAGTGCGTCGAGGTGTACGGGGCAGAGATGATCTGCCTGCAACTCCAGAGCACCGACCCGAACGGAACCAACCGGGATGCAGACGCAGCAGCCAGGGTGGTTTCCCAAGTAGCCCACTCAATCGATGTGCCTTTGATTGTCTGGGGTACGGCCAACCATGAAAAAGATACCGAGGTGCTGCGGGCTGTGGCGGAAGCGGTACAGGACCGGCGCCTTGTCCTTGGTCCTGTGGAAAAAGGTGATTACAAAAAGATAGCGGCAGCGGCAATGGCATACAAGCATACCGTCATTGCGTCCAGCCCTATCGATATCAACCTTGCCAAGCAGTTAAATATCCTGATGGCTAACCTGGGAGTCAATCCCAACGAGATGATAATGGATCCAACGGTGAGTTCTATCGGCTACGGCATCGAATACGCATATTCTGTGATGGAACGTATCCGGATGGCGGCGCTCACGCAACAGGATGAAAAGCTCCAATTCCCGCTCATCTGTAATATCGCCCGGGAAACCTGGAAATCCAAAGAAGCCAAAATCGCAGAATCCGAAGACCCCAGGCTGGGAGATGCCGAAAAACGCGGCATTACCCTGGAAGCCATGAGCGCCACGTTACTGCTTTTGGCTGGCGCCGATATACTGGTGATGCGGCATCCTGAGGCTATTAGACTGGTTAAGGATATGATCGACGATCTTAGCTGA
- a CDS encoding response regulator transcription factor — MESTEKIKVLLADDHVIVREGTKELVQRQPDMQVVAEASDGVEAVELARVYRPDVIVMDIAMPNMNGIEATKQIKKIQPSTAVLILTAYDSDQYIMALLEAGAAGYLLKNVRGNQLIDAIRAVYSGESILQPSTTRRVIDHLKVKAVKTDDDTSSNTLTEREMEVLKLAARGVSNRDIAEQLFVSTRTVQTHLSNIFKKLDVASRTEAILYDLKRGWFYMEELP, encoded by the coding sequence ATGGAAAGTACCGAAAAGATCAAGGTCCTCCTTGCCGACGATCACGTTATCGTTCGTGAGGGCACAAAAGAACTGGTTCAGCGACAACCGGATATGCAGGTCGTGGCTGAAGCCAGCGATGGTGTCGAAGCGGTGGAATTGGCGCGCGTCTATAGACCTGACGTCATTGTAATGGATATCGCAATGCCGAACATGAACGGTATCGAAGCGACCAAGCAAATCAAGAAGATCCAGCCTTCTACCGCTGTCTTGATACTGACTGCCTATGATAGCGACCAATACATCATGGCTTTGCTAGAGGCCGGAGCCGCGGGGTACCTGCTAAAAAACGTTCGCGGCAATCAACTCATAGACGCCATTAGAGCGGTATATTCCGGAGAGTCGATTCTCCAACCCTCCACTACTCGCCGTGTTATCGATCATCTCAAGGTAAAGGCAGTTAAAACTGATGATGACACCTCTTCCAACACTCTTACCGAAAGGGAGATGGAAGTGCTAAAACTGGCAGCTAGAGGCGTAAGTAACAGGGATATCGCCGAGCAGCTTTTTGTAAGCACCAGGACGGTACAAACCCATCTTTCAAACATATTCAAAAAATTAGATGTCGCTTCGCGTACCGAAGCGATTTTGTATGATCTGAAGCGGGGCTGGTTCTATATGGAGGAATTGCCATAG
- the acsB gene encoding acetyl-CoA decarbonylase/synthase complex subunit alpha/beta: MSTIIATAAINGAHQLVDRAESAWRNALVTKGSGQPVGFPNTAYFLPVIYGVTGQKVETLGDVAHAIAKCREMLPPVMKPEDALLSLDPVLNAGMAALFAEEIIEAIRYLEQPDYYTKTEDPIDDNIWLGAADDVILRKRGVEFVDGTAPGFAAILGAAPSDEIAVKIATELQQKNLYTFMSAASGDQLLARQLLRSGIQVGWPTRLVPFGPDTSSTVFGIGFAVRVALSFGNVIPGQAKSLFEYCKNRVYAFVMALGEVSEEWAATAAGALNFGFPVIADSAIPEIPNAIVSNVSQDKIVNRAIDVRGLKIVINEVPVPVAYGPAYEGERVRGEDIYLECGGGRTPMVEWVTSRPIDEVTDGAVEVSGPELDEVPAGSKLPLAIVVEVAGRQMQDDYEPILERQIHHLINYAQGVMHIGQRDIAWLRVSKGAVEKGFRLSHIGKLLHAKLHQDFGRIFDKMQVTLYTRTEDVLAIVAKAKEAYAARDARIEGMTDESVETFYSCLLCQSFAPSHVCVISPERTGLCGSYNWMDCKASFDINPIGPNQPVSKGQTLDPRLGQWKGVNEYVFKASRGNVDHYNFYSIISDPMTACGCMECISAILPLCNGVMTVNREYTDMTPCGMKFTTLAGTIGGGVTTPGFVGHSKYNITQRKFLAAEEGIKRLVWMPRSLKEEIADLFNERANEIGIPDLLNRVADETVGTTEEAILSFLTEMNHPALSLDPLL; this comes from the coding sequence ATGTCAACGATTATTGCCACTGCTGCCATAAACGGCGCTCACCAGTTGGTAGACCGGGCTGAATCTGCCTGGCGGAACGCTCTGGTAACCAAAGGTAGCGGCCAACCAGTCGGTTTCCCAAATACGGCTTACTTCCTTCCGGTAATTTACGGCGTAACCGGTCAAAAAGTAGAGACCCTCGGCGATGTGGCACACGCAATAGCCAAATGCCGCGAGATGCTGCCTCCGGTCATGAAACCTGAGGACGCTCTCTTATCACTGGATCCGGTGCTCAATGCCGGCATGGCGGCTCTGTTCGCCGAAGAGATCATTGAGGCGATCCGATACCTGGAACAGCCTGATTATTACACCAAGACCGAGGATCCGATTGACGACAATATCTGGCTTGGCGCCGCCGATGACGTCATCCTGAGAAAAAGGGGCGTCGAGTTCGTTGACGGGACCGCCCCTGGTTTTGCTGCTATTCTTGGCGCGGCGCCCTCCGATGAAATCGCCGTAAAAATTGCGACTGAACTGCAGCAGAAAAACCTCTATACCTTTATGAGCGCGGCCAGCGGCGACCAACTATTAGCGCGGCAGTTACTGCGTTCTGGCATCCAGGTCGGCTGGCCGACCCGGCTGGTGCCCTTCGGTCCGGACACCTCGTCGACCGTTTTCGGGATCGGCTTTGCCGTGCGAGTCGCCCTCTCTTTTGGCAACGTCATTCCGGGGCAGGCGAAGAGCTTGTTTGAATACTGCAAAAACAGGGTTTACGCCTTTGTGATGGCTCTTGGCGAAGTGAGCGAAGAATGGGCGGCTACCGCGGCGGGTGCTCTCAACTTCGGCTTTCCGGTTATTGCCGATTCTGCCATTCCCGAAATTCCAAATGCCATCGTATCGAATGTTTCTCAAGATAAAATCGTCAACCGGGCGATCGATGTCCGTGGGCTCAAGATCGTGATCAACGAAGTCCCGGTCCCGGTGGCTTACGGCCCTGCTTACGAAGGTGAGCGTGTCAGGGGTGAAGACATCTACCTTGAATGCGGTGGCGGGCGCACGCCGATGGTAGAGTGGGTAACTTCAAGGCCGATCGACGAAGTCACTGACGGTGCGGTTGAAGTCAGTGGACCTGAATTAGATGAGGTTCCCGCCGGCAGCAAACTGCCGTTGGCCATCGTTGTCGAAGTCGCCGGAAGGCAAATGCAGGACGATTACGAGCCCATTCTGGAAAGGCAGATCCATCACCTCATCAATTACGCCCAGGGTGTCATGCACATCGGCCAGAGGGATATTGCATGGTTAAGGGTGAGCAAAGGGGCGGTTGAAAAAGGGTTCAGGCTGAGTCATATCGGAAAATTGCTCCACGCCAAGTTGCACCAGGATTTCGGCCGCATCTTCGATAAAATGCAGGTAACCCTTTACACCCGCACCGAGGACGTGCTGGCGATCGTTGCCAAAGCCAAAGAGGCCTACGCCGCTCGTGATGCCCGCATCGAGGGAATGACCGATGAATCTGTGGAGACCTTTTATTCCTGCCTGTTGTGCCAGTCCTTCGCCCCGTCCCATGTATGCGTGATCAGTCCGGAACGGACCGGGCTCTGCGGGTCCTACAACTGGATGGATTGCAAGGCATCCTTTGACATCAACCCCATCGGTCCCAACCAGCCAGTATCCAAAGGCCAGACTCTCGACCCGCGCCTGGGCCAGTGGAAAGGCGTTAACGAATATGTTTTCAAAGCGTCGCGGGGTAACGTGGACCATTATAATTTTTACAGCATCATATCGGATCCTATGACCGCCTGCGGCTGTATGGAATGCATTTCCGCCATACTCCCCTTGTGCAACGGAGTTATGACGGTCAACCGAGAATACACCGATATGACGCCCTGCGGTATGAAATTCACCACGCTGGCCGGGACCATCGGCGGCGGCGTTACTACACCCGGTTTCGTGGGGCATTCCAAGTACAATATCACCCAACGGAAATTCCTGGCCGCCGAAGAGGGGATTAAGCGGCTGGTCTGGATGCCCCGTTCCCTTAAAGAAGAGATCGCCGATCTTTTTAACGAGCGGGCAAACGAGATTGGCATCCCGGATCTATTGAACCGGGTTGCCGACGAGACCGTTGGTACGACGGAAGAGGCCATTCTTTCCTTCCTGACCGAGATGAATCACCCGGCGCTCTCGTTAGATCCGCTGTTATAA
- a CDS encoding sensor histidine kinase — MLLPVTYAALVFGMRFGLLALLIAIGIIMPNLFLSQSGPTQDDIIEIIGIVIIGLVVNLWLESYETDKRHRQVAYLRLENAQRELQRMQQNLRFYLKQITIAQEEERRRIAQELHDETAQDLIALSRKVDGFMTLHPALPSTDESYLEDMHQHINRTLSGVRRFSQDLRPSVLDDLGLIPALDWLIPELSKHYKIKIELKINGEAKRFPPEAELVLFRIVQESLRNVGKHAMATEVLVTVDFEPETTVFTVRDNGRGFHPPDRIGDLAVSGKLGLTGMQERAQLIGAKLSIKSVSGEGTTVKVELPNPSEHTEHPY; from the coding sequence ATGTTACTGCCGGTCACCTACGCCGCGCTCGTTTTCGGGATGCGTTTCGGCTTACTCGCTTTATTGATCGCCATCGGTATCATAATGCCCAACTTGTTTCTTTCGCAGTCCGGACCGACCCAGGATGACATCATTGAAATTATCGGTATTGTTATCATCGGTTTGGTGGTTAATCTCTGGCTTGAGAGTTATGAAACTGACAAAAGACACCGCCAGGTAGCGTATTTGAGATTAGAGAATGCTCAACGTGAACTGCAGCGCATGCAACAAAATCTCAGGTTCTATTTGAAACAGATTACTATCGCTCAGGAAGAGGAGCGACGGCGGATCGCCCAAGAACTTCACGATGAAACGGCGCAGGACCTGATCGCTTTATCACGCAAAGTTGATGGTTTCATGACCCTGCATCCGGCTTTGCCTTCAACCGATGAAAGCTATCTTGAGGATATGCATCAGCATATTAACCGCACTTTAAGTGGCGTCCGTCGATTCAGTCAGGACCTTCGCCCTTCGGTACTGGACGACCTTGGTTTAATTCCGGCTTTAGATTGGTTAATCCCGGAATTGTCCAAGCACTACAAAATAAAAATCGAACTGAAGATCAATGGAGAGGCTAAGCGGTTTCCGCCTGAGGCGGAACTCGTTCTTTTTCGGATAGTTCAGGAGTCTCTCCGCAACGTCGGGAAGCATGCTATGGCGACAGAGGTTTTGGTTACCGTGGACTTCGAACCTGAGACAACCGTTTTTACCGTTAGGGATAACGGCCGGGGTTTCCATCCTCCGGACCGGATAGGTGATCTGGCAGTCAGCGGGAAATTGGGTCTGACCGGTATGCAGGAACGGGCCCAATTGATCGGAGCAAAACTGTCGATAAAATCAGTTTCAGGCGAGGGCACGACTGTAAAGGTCGAACTCCCCAACCCATCCGAGCACACTGAACACCCCTACTAA
- a CDS encoding (Fe-S)-binding protein, with product MLGTKSPFQEVADLIIESGGDALKQCYQCGTCTATCPWRDYTSFLPRRMFQEAWLGLTDFESESLWRCVTCNKCVERCPRGVPIIDLMRALRRSVIGMGIAEAPSALAGALRNLSAVGNPMGEPTGNRNAWAADLDIKRFDQNTHYLYFPCCVTSYDPNLKSVARATTRILTHAGIDFGILEGAVCCGESARKAGDEALFQQLVGTNSSLFETNGVKKIIVNSPHCFDTFAREYPEIGARFEIIHTSQLFSELTRQGRLKPGKNTQRKVTYHDPCYLGRHNGVYDDPRQLIKEITGVDFIEIEPNKAESLCCGGGGGRIWMDTPRDERFCEDRLKQALITGANTLVTACPYCLSNFKDSSLNQSASETIDIMDISELLAEAL from the coding sequence ATGTTGGGGACCAAATCACCCTTCCAAGAAGTCGCAGATCTCATCATCGAAAGCGGCGGCGATGCTTTAAAACAATGCTATCAATGTGGCACTTGCACCGCCACTTGTCCCTGGAGAGACTATACCTCGTTTTTGCCGCGTCGTATGTTCCAGGAAGCCTGGCTCGGCCTGACCGATTTTGAATCGGAATCTTTGTGGCGATGTGTTACATGCAACAAATGCGTCGAGCGTTGTCCCCGAGGGGTGCCGATCATCGATCTGATGCGGGCACTGCGGCGATCGGTTATTGGAATGGGCATAGCCGAAGCCCCGTCTGCCCTGGCCGGCGCTTTACGCAACCTGTCTGCCGTGGGTAACCCCATGGGCGAACCCACCGGAAACCGAAACGCCTGGGCTGCTGATTTAGATATCAAACGGTTCGATCAAAACACACACTACCTTTACTTCCCTTGTTGCGTCACGTCCTACGACCCGAACTTGAAAAGTGTAGCCAGAGCTACAACACGGATTCTTACGCATGCTGGAATCGATTTTGGCATACTTGAAGGTGCAGTCTGCTGCGGTGAAAGCGCGCGTAAAGCCGGCGATGAAGCCTTGTTTCAACAGCTGGTCGGCACAAACAGCAGTCTTTTTGAAACCAACGGGGTTAAAAAGATTATTGTAAATTCACCACATTGTTTCGATACCTTCGCACGTGAATACCCTGAAATCGGAGCACGCTTCGAAATAATTCACACCTCGCAATTGTTTTCGGAACTAACCCGTCAAGGGCGCCTCAAACCCGGAAAAAACACTCAGCGCAAGGTCACGTATCATGACCCCTGTTACCTGGGCCGCCACAACGGGGTTTACGACGATCCTAGACAACTGATCAAAGAAATAACCGGGGTTGATTTCATCGAAATTGAACCCAATAAGGCCGAAAGCCTTTGCTGCGGCGGCGGGGGTGGCCGTATCTGGATGGACACCCCCCGAGACGAACGCTTCTGTGAGGACAGGTTGAAACAAGCGTTGATAACCGGCGCCAATACACTGGTAACCGCGTGCCCTTACTGTTTATCGAATTTTAAAGACAGTTCTCTGAATCAGTCTGCCTCGGAAACCATCGACATCATGGATATCAGCGAACTACTCGCCGAGGCCCTGTAA
- the folD gene encoding bifunctional methylenetetrahydrofolate dehydrogenase/methenyltetrahydrofolate cyclohydrolase FolD yields the protein MTARIISGTEISKQIREELKNEIEMLRARHHVIPGLATVIVGNDPASQTYVGSKVRACQELGIFSANYPLPEETSEKELLYLIKTLNDDPRINGILVQVPLPKHIDENRVLTAISPDKDVDGFHPINIGRLVIGEKSLLPCTPAGIQQMLIRSNVDTEGAEVVVVGRSNIVGKPIANILLQKAAGANATVTVCHSATHDMANHTRRADILIAAIGKPRFITADMVKPGATVIDVGTNEIGKTPAGKRILCGDVDFDNVKAVASAITPVPGGVGPMTIVMLMANTVKAAKMAHGLK from the coding sequence ATGACGGCCAGGATTATAAGCGGTACCGAAATTTCTAAGCAGATTCGCGAAGAACTTAAAAATGAAATTGAGATGCTTCGCGCCCGCCACCATGTCATACCCGGTCTGGCCACCGTCATCGTGGGCAATGATCCGGCGTCCCAAACCTATGTCGGTTCCAAGGTCAGAGCCTGCCAGGAGTTGGGGATATTCTCGGCCAATTATCCATTGCCGGAAGAAACGTCCGAGAAGGAATTGCTCTACCTCATCAAAACTTTGAATGACGATCCGAGGATCAACGGCATCCTGGTGCAGGTGCCGCTGCCGAAACATATCGATGAAAACAGGGTTCTGACGGCGATCTCGCCCGACAAAGACGTGGACGGGTTCCATCCCATCAACATCGGGCGTTTGGTTATCGGCGAAAAATCCCTGCTGCCGTGTACCCCTGCCGGCATCCAGCAGATGCTGATCCGAAGCAATGTCGATACCGAAGGTGCGGAAGTGGTAGTCGTGGGGCGGTCAAACATCGTGGGCAAGCCAATAGCCAACATACTGTTGCAGAAGGCCGCCGGAGCCAACGCCACGGTGACCGTCTGCCATTCTGCTACACATGATATGGCCAACCATACCCGAAGGGCTGACATCCTCATCGCGGCCATTGGTAAACCACGGTTTATCACCGCCGATATGGTGAAACCGGGCGCCACGGTCATAGATGTGGGAACCAATGAGATCGGCAAAACTCCAGCCGGCAAGAGAATCTTGTGTGGAGACGTCGATTTTGATAATGTTAAGGCCGTCGCAAGCGCCATCACGCCGGTTCCGGGGGGCGTCGGCCCGATGACAATCGTTATGCTGATGGCAAACACAGTCAAAGCCGCCAAGATGGCTCACGGCTTGAAATAG
- a CDS encoding DUF3786 domain-containing protein, with protein sequence MKPNEQKPKLPSPPGYDQAYGQSYELAFDRLTEVDPTILGMRSGASLGPGQGIKLDFLNFPVIVDIRQRSVTAAGFPLLSISDKLVILHYLVTAGGKPASGKLISFKDLPEGSGYFPTFYKRAIAPIVNIFNKSVGDLIGAAKNIGGTQIAMGDLGLSIPVFARVTLNWVFWRGDDLLPPEGSILFDASITDYLPVEDVAVLCHSVANRLAA encoded by the coding sequence TTGAAGCCGAACGAACAGAAGCCGAAGCTACCTTCGCCTCCGGGATACGACCAGGCGTACGGCCAATCCTATGAATTGGCTTTTGATCGACTCACCGAGGTTGATCCGACGATATTGGGAATGCGCAGCGGCGCCTCGCTTGGGCCGGGCCAGGGTATAAAGCTAGATTTTTTGAATTTTCCGGTCATCGTCGACATCAGACAGCGCAGCGTGACCGCAGCAGGGTTTCCTCTACTTTCGATTTCAGATAAACTGGTTATCCTGCACTACCTTGTCACGGCCGGGGGCAAACCGGCTTCGGGCAAATTGATTTCGTTCAAAGACCTCCCCGAGGGTTCGGGTTATTTCCCAACGTTCTACAAAAGGGCGATCGCTCCGATTGTCAATATATTCAACAAGTCCGTTGGTGATCTAATCGGCGCGGCAAAAAATATTGGTGGAACCCAAATCGCTATGGGCGATCTGGGTTTATCGATCCCTGTCTTTGCCAGGGTCACCTTGAACTGGGTATTCTGGCGCGGCGATGACCTTTTGCCACCCGAGGGTTCGATTTTGTTCGATGCCAGCATCACGGATTATCTCCCTGTCGAAGATGTTGCCGTTTTATGCCATTCGGTTGCCAACCGGTTAGCCGCCTGA
- the acsC gene encoding acetyl-CoA decarbonylase/synthase complex subunit gamma → MALSGIEIFKYLPRTNCGKCGVPTCLAFAMSLAAGKAELSACPFVTAESKAKLEEASAPPIRPITISTGNKTLKVGGETVLFRHEKRFENPPGLAITISDTMPEAEIDRRLKALKFYTYNRVGATLRPELVALKYESGNPETYASLASRAKAETDAGIILLCKAVDGIVAAANACSERKPVLCAITESNLDLLAPIAVDYKLPVVARSESLDGLAELTDRLVKLGIKDIILDSGARNIKSALADQVALRRLALLKKFRLLGYPTIAFPGEMTDNPLKEALIASIMVAKYAGIIVLSDFRGETLFPLLVARMNLFSDPQRPQATAEGIYEINGPDENSPVAITCNFSLTYFIVSGEIENTRMPAHLLIKDTEGLSVMTAWAAGKFGADNIGGFVKKSGIADRIKHRKIIIPGYIAQESGGLEEQLPGWEIMVGPREAAHLLSYLKSNWK, encoded by the coding sequence ATGGCCCTTTCAGGGATTGAAATTTTCAAATATCTACCGAGAACAAATTGTGGTAAATGCGGCGTGCCCACCTGCCTGGCTTTCGCCATGAGTCTGGCTGCCGGTAAGGCCGAGTTGAGCGCCTGCCCTTTTGTAACCGCCGAGTCAAAGGCAAAACTTGAGGAAGCTTCTGCGCCGCCCATCCGCCCCATAACGATAAGCACTGGAAACAAGACGCTCAAAGTCGGTGGAGAGACGGTTTTATTCCGGCATGAGAAAAGGTTTGAGAATCCCCCGGGACTGGCGATTACGATCAGCGATACCATGCCTGAAGCTGAAATCGATCGCCGTTTGAAAGCTTTGAAGTTCTACACTTATAACCGCGTTGGAGCGACCCTCCGTCCGGAACTGGTGGCTCTGAAATATGAGTCCGGCAACCCGGAAACTTACGCATCTTTGGCAAGCCGAGCCAAAGCCGAAACCGACGCAGGCATCATCCTGCTGTGCAAAGCCGTCGATGGTATAGTAGCTGCGGCTAATGCCTGCTCAGAAAGAAAACCAGTTCTTTGCGCTATCACAGAATCAAACCTTGACCTGCTGGCTCCAATTGCGGTCGATTACAAGCTGCCAGTTGTAGCGCGAAGCGAAAGCCTGGATGGGTTGGCCGAATTGACCGACCGGTTGGTCAAACTTGGCATCAAGGACATAATCCTGGATTCCGGAGCCCGAAACATCAAAAGCGCCCTGGCGGATCAAGTTGCCCTACGCAGGTTGGCTTTGCTAAAGAAGTTCCGGTTATTGGGTTATCCGACGATCGCCTTTCCTGGCGAAATGACGGATAACCCCCTGAAAGAAGCGCTGATTGCTTCGATCATGGTAGCGAAATACGCGGGGATAATCGTCTTGTCGGATTTTCGGGGAGAGACCCTTTTCCCGCTCCTGGTAGCACGGATGAACCTTTTCAGCGACCCCCAGAGGCCCCAGGCTACCGCCGAGGGCATCTATGAGATAAACGGACCCGATGAGAACTCTCCTGTTGCCATCACCTGCAATTTCTCGCTGACTTATTTCATCGTCTCCGGCGAGATCGAGAACACCCGGATGCCTGCCCACCTCTTGATCAAGGACACTGAAGGGCTTTCCGTGATGACTGCCTGGGCCGCCGGAAAGTTCGGCGCCGATAACATCGGCGGATTCGTCAAAAAGAGCGGTATTGCCGACCGGATCAAGCACCGCAAGATTATTATCCCTGGATACATTGCCCAGGAAAGCGGCGGCCTCGAAGAACAGCTACCTGGTTGGGAGATTATGGTAGGACCCCGGGAAGCGGCTCACCTCCTGTCATATCTAAAATCGAACTGGAAATAG